From a single Haloarcula sp. DT43 genomic region:
- a CDS encoding mechanosensitive ion channel family protein encodes MQLGSEAVDLLSGLPAWQGFLLLVGGGVALALGIRVFGDRLLRQVTPRIEGDIDDIVFRGIHTAMYVTVGLGGAYAGAQIYDVRPAVAVSLEAGTLSVVVVVWMVTLLRIGRRASAVATDSAYIDRQMVPILQNVWSALVSGGGILLLLILWDIDVTPLLASAGIMGIIVGLAARDTLANFFGSLSLYLDGTYAVGDFVVLETGERGRVEDISVRSTVIRTRDDILVTVPNSKLNNAAIVNESTPRRKRRIRVPVGVAYGTDIDRVEEVLLEIAEAEDLVQDRPSPRVRFRTFGDSALNFELLCWVGNPALTARATHELNSAIYKRFQAEGVEIPFPQRSVSISTADDGDRVDRAPEDTADGVAGE; translated from the coding sequence ATGCAACTGGGAAGCGAGGCGGTGGACCTGCTGTCGGGGCTGCCGGCCTGGCAGGGGTTTCTGCTACTCGTCGGCGGTGGGGTCGCCCTGGCGCTGGGCATCCGCGTGTTCGGCGACCGACTGCTCCGGCAGGTCACGCCCCGCATCGAGGGCGACATCGACGACATCGTCTTCCGGGGGATTCACACCGCCATGTACGTCACGGTCGGGCTCGGCGGGGCCTACGCCGGCGCACAGATTTACGACGTCCGGCCGGCCGTCGCCGTCTCGCTCGAAGCCGGGACCCTCTCGGTCGTGGTCGTCGTCTGGATGGTGACGCTGCTGCGCATCGGCCGCCGCGCGTCGGCGGTCGCGACGGATTCGGCGTACATCGACCGTCAGATGGTTCCCATTCTCCAGAACGTCTGGAGCGCGCTCGTCTCCGGCGGCGGCATCCTGCTCTTGCTGATTCTGTGGGACATCGACGTGACGCCGCTGCTGGCCTCGGCGGGGATTATGGGCATCATCGTCGGCCTGGCGGCCCGGGACACGCTGGCGAACTTCTTCGGCTCGCTGTCGCTGTACCTAGACGGCACGTATGCGGTCGGCGATTTCGTCGTGCTGGAGACCGGCGAGCGGGGCCGCGTCGAGGACATCTCCGTGCGCTCGACGGTCATCCGCACCCGCGACGACATCCTCGTCACCGTCCCGAACTCGAAGCTCAACAACGCCGCCATCGTCAACGAGTCGACGCCGCGGCGCAAGCGGCGGATTCGCGTCCCCGTCGGCGTGGCCTACGGCACCGACATCGACCGGGTCGAGGAGGTGCTCCTGGAGATAGCCGAGGCCGAGGACCTCGTTCAGGACCGGCCGAGCCCGCGGGTCCGCTTCCGGACGTTCGGCGACTCGGCGCTGAACTTCGAACTGCTGTGCTGGGTCGGCAACCCGGCCCTGACGGCCCGCGCGACGCACGAACTCAACAGCGCCATATACAAGCGGTTCCAGGCCGAGGGCGTCGAAATCCCGTTCCCCCAGCGGTCCGTCTCGATTTCCACGGCGGACGACGGCGACCGCGTCGACCGAGCGCCGGAGGACACGGCGGACGGCGTGGCGGGCGAGTGA
- the rnhB gene encoding ribonuclease HII, producing MRFGVDEAGKGPVLGSMFAAAVRADPAALPDGVGDSKAIRPERRERLAGEIRESADAVGVAEVPVERIDADGTDMNTLTVDAQAAALSSVAREGLSGTVDAGDTDAARFGRRVADAVEADVTVRAEHGADETDPLVGAASIVAKVARDAHVAELADAYGDVGSGYPSDPTTRAFLAEYVDRHGELPACARRSWSTCDDVLAAAEQASLGDF from the coding sequence ATGCGATTCGGCGTCGACGAAGCCGGGAAAGGGCCGGTCCTGGGGTCGATGTTCGCCGCCGCGGTCAGGGCCGACCCGGCAGCCCTGCCTGACGGCGTCGGCGACTCGAAGGCTATCAGGCCGGAGCGCCGGGAGCGACTGGCCGGCGAAATACGCGAGTCGGCCGACGCCGTCGGGGTCGCCGAGGTCCCGGTCGAGCGCATCGACGCCGACGGGACGGACATGAACACGCTGACCGTCGACGCACAGGCGGCGGCGCTCTCGTCGGTGGCCCGCGAAGGACTGTCGGGGACGGTCGACGCCGGCGACACCGACGCGGCGCGGTTCGGTCGCCGGGTCGCTGACGCGGTCGAAGCCGACGTGACCGTACGGGCGGAACACGGGGCCGACGAGACGGACCCGCTGGTCGGCGCGGCCTCGATTGTCGCCAAGGTGGCCCGCGACGCACACGTCGCGGAGCTGGCCGATGCGTACGGCGACGTGGGGTCGGGCTATCCCAGCGACCCGACGACGCGAGCGTTCCTCGCGGAGTACGTCGACCGCCACGGCGAACTGCCGGCGTGTGCCCGCCGGTCGTGGTCGACGTGTGACGACGTGCTGGCCGCGGCGGAACAGGCGTCGCTGGGCGATTTCTGA
- a CDS encoding universal stress protein, which produces MYEHILVPTDGSETAENAVDQAIDIASKYGATVHALYVVDVDATSYSLGTEQVDRIRQGHLDEMTEVKEAADKATGYVRDRAAEHGIEVEEHVTAGEPARAIRKFVEDNDIDLVVMGSHGRSGLKRVILGSVTEKVLRRTRLPVLVVDVHGDTEVEA; this is translated from the coding sequence ATGTACGAACACATCCTCGTTCCGACGGACGGTAGCGAAACCGCAGAGAACGCGGTCGACCAGGCGATAGACATCGCCTCGAAGTACGGCGCGACGGTCCACGCGCTCTACGTCGTCGACGTCGATGCCACCAGCTACTCGCTGGGCACGGAGCAGGTCGACCGCATCCGGCAGGGCCACCTCGACGAGATGACCGAGGTCAAAGAGGCGGCGGACAAGGCCACCGGCTACGTCCGGGACCGCGCCGCCGAACACGGCATCGAAGTCGAGGAACACGTCACCGCCGGCGAGCCGGCCCGCGCCATCCGGAAGTTCGTCGAGGACAACGACATCGACCTCGTCGTGATGGGGTCCCACGGCCGGTCGGGGCTCAAGCGCGTCATCCTCGGCAGCGTCACCGAGAAGGTGCTGCGCCGGACCCGCCTGCCCGTCCTCGTCGTCGACGTCCACGGCGACACCGAGGTCGAAGCCTGA
- a CDS encoding DUF5812 family protein: MTAIEGTFLVTHADDTSATLRNVADSQVLTLSDNPGVEAGEVVEGTVEPEPPMEVTYTVTDVDDRRRIPVEEVDLAPTTQATDVAADQAPGELTTVERAGEGEIHVLTVPEAETAAAAADVVEDEATVSRAARLGVDRVEVRTTDGVVSVRYLPD; encoded by the coding sequence ATGACAGCGATTGAGGGGACGTTTCTGGTCACCCACGCCGACGACACGTCGGCGACGCTTCGGAACGTCGCGGACTCGCAAGTACTGACACTGTCGGACAACCCCGGCGTCGAGGCCGGCGAGGTCGTCGAGGGGACGGTCGAACCCGAGCCGCCGATGGAGGTCACCTACACCGTCACCGACGTCGACGACCGCCGACGCATCCCTGTCGAGGAGGTCGACCTCGCGCCGACGACACAGGCGACCGACGTCGCCGCCGACCAGGCACCGGGCGAGCTAACGACGGTCGAACGCGCCGGCGAGGGCGAGATACACGTCTTGACTGTCCCGGAAGCGGAGACGGCCGCGGCCGCCGCCGACGTCGTCGAGGACGAGGCCACCGTCTCGCGGGCGGCCAGGCTCGGCGTCGACCGAGTCGAGGTCCGGACGACCGACGGCGTCGTCAGCGTGCGATATCTGCCGGACTGA
- a CDS encoding CheF family chemotaxis protein encodes MSGDERKLVDTSGDFQYVVRDGDQVSDPQWRSCRLIVTNKRLVLATNGSKQPIPHSNITLPSDPDDMVPDGGTGGATALEVGNNVLLVDTPNLDDFETEYVRATLQGEVILARQQAVVGGVVQEDAEWSKARFQLDEDVIRLQFPGGERMSFEIEDVGTIETGTSTVMGQERSVIEVEHTDDEGRSVETHLSGMDHHTRALETLFTRVVEGREDDYELSEMESQVLMALYSGVSPFEMSDFVGTTPDEVEEIYQKLLDIGAVDEVRVRTEVALNAQGRNMASEAMSEK; translated from the coding sequence ATGAGTGGTGACGAACGCAAGCTAGTCGACACGTCGGGGGACTTCCAGTACGTCGTCCGCGACGGCGACCAGGTGTCCGACCCGCAGTGGCGGTCCTGTCGACTCATCGTCACCAACAAGCGCCTCGTTCTGGCGACGAACGGCTCGAAACAGCCGATTCCTCACTCCAATATCACGCTTCCCTCGGACCCCGACGACATGGTTCCCGACGGCGGCACCGGCGGTGCGACCGCTCTGGAGGTAGGCAACAACGTCTTGCTCGTCGACACGCCGAACCTGGACGACTTCGAGACGGAGTACGTCCGAGCCACCCTCCAGGGCGAGGTCATCCTCGCGCGCCAGCAGGCCGTCGTCGGCGGCGTCGTCCAGGAGGACGCCGAGTGGAGCAAGGCGCGGTTTCAGCTGGACGAGGACGTCATCCGCCTCCAGTTTCCCGGCGGCGAGCGCATGTCGTTCGAAATCGAGGACGTCGGGACAATCGAGACCGGGACCAGCACCGTGATGGGGCAGGAGCGGTCGGTCATCGAGGTCGAACACACCGACGACGAGGGCCGCAGCGTCGAGACGCACCTGTCGGGGATGGACCACCACACCCGCGCGCTGGAGACGCTGTTCACCCGGGTCGTCGAAGGCCGCGAGGACGACTACGAGCTCTCGGAGATGGAGAGCCAGGTGCTGATGGCGCTGTATTCGGGCGTCTCGCCCTTCGAGATGTCGGATTTCGTCGGGACGACACCGGACGAGGTCGAGGAAATCTATCAGAAACTCCTCGATATCGGCGCGGTCGACGAGGTCCGGGTCCGCACCGAGGTCGCGCTGAACGCCCAGGGGCGGAATATGGCGAGTGAAGCGATGAGCGAGAAGTAG
- a CDS encoding preprotein translocase subunit SecD, with translation MSTLKENWRVVALVTLLLLSAVALFIPGVPPGTSGSEGAGAANQSTNLQYGIQLSGGTRIQAPIVGTTAEGVEVEPADETALAQSMSDRLGVDPIDVRVSNRTETVEVFSNNATADEVESALEAEGYEPSEVRPGVTRETRENMVTVIDDKLRESALTGGSVQQVSSPGGRSFISVTAPDRGREELIGLLEERGVVRVYAVHDNTENGTYVREEVLSQGDFAGIGSAQRSDTQGTHVPVTVRQSVAERYANDMVEAGFGSGSTCRRSDYDHDNLQNSQADCLVTTLNGEPVFVGGVDPGLGESYRNGEFVNNPQFIMQTSNMSEATELELALKAGRLPAPLDFDSAESQTLSSALAQEFQQRSLLTGILAVIAVSLVVYLRYGRPEVALPMIVTALSEVFILLGFVAFVQYPLNLSHLAGFIAVIGTGVDDLIIIADEILQQGKVETGRVFQSRFRKAFWVIGAAAATTIVAMSPLMVLSLGDLSGFAIITIVGVLVGVLVTRPAYGDILRNLVLDED, from the coding sequence ATGAGCACGCTCAAGGAGAACTGGCGCGTCGTCGCGCTTGTCACGCTGTTGCTCCTCAGCGCCGTCGCGCTGTTCATCCCCGGCGTGCCGCCGGGCACGTCCGGTTCCGAAGGGGCCGGGGCCGCGAACCAGTCGACGAACCTCCAGTACGGCATCCAACTCAGCGGCGGGACCCGCATCCAGGCCCCCATCGTCGGCACTACCGCCGAGGGCGTCGAGGTCGAACCTGCCGACGAGACCGCCCTCGCACAGTCGATGTCGGACCGGCTGGGCGTCGACCCAATCGACGTGCGCGTTTCGAACCGGACCGAAACCGTCGAGGTGTTCTCGAACAACGCGACCGCCGACGAGGTCGAGTCAGCGCTCGAAGCCGAGGGGTACGAACCCAGCGAGGTTCGCCCCGGCGTGACCCGGGAGACTCGGGAGAACATGGTGACGGTCATCGACGACAAACTGCGCGAGTCGGCGCTGACGGGGGGGTCCGTCCAGCAGGTCAGCTCCCCGGGCGGCCGGAGCTTCATCAGCGTCACGGCCCCCGACAGGGGTCGCGAGGAACTCATCGGCCTGCTCGAAGAACGCGGCGTCGTCCGGGTGTACGCCGTCCACGACAACACCGAGAACGGTACCTACGTCCGCGAGGAGGTCCTCTCGCAGGGCGATTTCGCCGGCATCGGCTCGGCACAGCGAAGCGACACGCAGGGGACACACGTCCCGGTGACGGTCAGACAGAGCGTCGCCGAGCGCTACGCGAACGACATGGTCGAGGCCGGCTTCGGGAGCGGGTCGACCTGCCGCCGCTCGGACTACGACCACGACAACCTCCAGAACTCGCAGGCGGACTGTCTGGTGACGACGCTGAACGGCGAGCCGGTGTTCGTCGGCGGCGTCGACCCGGGCTTGGGTGAGTCCTACCGGAACGGCGAGTTCGTCAACAACCCGCAGTTCATCATGCAGACCAGCAACATGTCCGAGGCGACCGAGCTGGAACTGGCGCTGAAGGCCGGTCGCCTCCCGGCCCCGCTCGACTTCGACAGCGCGGAGAGCCAGACGCTCTCCTCCGCGCTCGCCCAGGAGTTCCAGCAGCGCTCGCTCCTGACTGGCATCCTCGCGGTCATCGCGGTGAGCCTGGTCGTGTATCTCCGGTACGGTCGGCCCGAGGTCGCCCTGCCGATGATAGTCACGGCGCTGTCTGAGGTGTTCATCCTCCTCGGGTTCGTCGCCTTCGTCCAGTACCCGCTGAACCTCTCGCACCTGGCCGGGTTCATCGCGGTCATCGGGACGGGGGTGGACGACCTCATCATCATCGCCGACGAGATACTCCAGCAGGGGAAAGTCGAGACCGGGCGCGTGTTCCAGAGCCGCTTCCGCAAGGCGTTCTGGGTCATCGGCGCGGCCGCGGCGACGACTATCGTCGCCATGAGCCCGCTGATGGTGCTCTCGCTGGGCGACCTCTCCGGGTTCGCCATCATCACCATCGTCGGCGTGCTGGTCGGCGTGCTGGTGACCCGGCCGGCCTACGGTGACATCCTCCGGAACCTCGTGCTGGACGAGGACTGA
- the secF gene encoding protein translocase subunit SecF encodes MFEFEVPEVDYTKYSNRQLVAVPLVVLGLALAVLGGWYLVTGAPVSPSIDFTGGSELTVESSLSQAELRAAFDEPVVSVQQVEGESRYIITFDSSNLEPIEETARSSDRMEFLGSGTTSPIFGQENQRLAVVGIGVAFLGMSLLVFAMFRSIVPSIAVVLSAFSDLVIPLAVMNLLGIELSLGTVAALLMLIGYSVDSDILLNNHVLRRSGGFYESTYRAMRTGVTMTLTSMAAMAVMAVSATIFGIELMAAIGFVLVVGLAADLMNTYMLNVTLLRWYKYEGVNR; translated from the coding sequence ATGTTCGAGTTCGAGGTCCCGGAAGTCGATTACACCAAGTACTCGAACCGCCAACTGGTGGCGGTTCCGCTGGTGGTGCTCGGCCTGGCGCTCGCGGTGCTCGGTGGCTGGTACCTGGTCACCGGCGCGCCGGTCTCTCCGAGCATCGACTTCACCGGCGGTTCGGAACTCACCGTCGAGTCGTCCCTCTCACAGGCGGAACTCAGGGCCGCCTTCGACGAGCCAGTGGTCTCCGTCCAGCAGGTCGAGGGCGAGAGCCGCTACATCATCACGTTCGACTCGTCGAACCTGGAGCCAATCGAGGAGACCGCGCGGTCGAGCGACCGGATGGAGTTCCTCGGTAGCGGGACGACGTCGCCGATATTCGGCCAGGAGAACCAGCGGCTGGCGGTCGTCGGCATCGGCGTCGCCTTCCTCGGGATGAGCCTGCTCGTCTTCGCGATGTTCCGCTCGATTGTGCCGAGCATCGCCGTCGTCCTCTCTGCGTTCTCCGACCTGGTCATCCCGCTCGCGGTGATGAACCTCCTGGGCATCGAACTCTCGCTGGGGACCGTGGCCGCCCTGTTGATGCTCATCGGTTACAGCGTCGACTCCGACATCCTGCTGAACAACCACGTCCTCCGGCGGTCCGGCGGCTTCTACGAGTCTACCTATCGCGCGATGCGGACCGGCGTGACGATGACGCTGACGTCGATGGCGGCGATGGCGGTGATGGCGGTGTCGGCGACGATATTCGGTATCGAACTGATGGCCGCCATCGGGTTCGTCCTCGTCGTGGGGCTTGCGGCCGACCTGATGAACACCTACATGCTCAACGTCACGCTGCTTCGCTGGTACAAGTACGAGGGGGTCAACCGATGA
- a CDS encoding tRNA pseudouridine(54/55) synthase Pus10 yields the protein MSILEDARAALATGPLCDSCLGRLFADRSFGLANAQRGHALRVTVALADDDPFEEGEDCWVCEGECDRFDWWAQQAASAVRGYEFDTYQVGTKVPPLLEENDALLREDVGLDEDAGEALKTELNREVGKRIGDLTGAEVEFGRPAVQLTLDLATDEVETHVNSAFVYGRYRKLERDIPQTKWPCNDCNGTGLWQGEPCDGCGGSGYRYDESVEQLSAPVVLEAMDGEKAVFHGAGREDVDALMLDSGRPFVIEVMEPRKRDVDTDELEADINAFADGKVEVMDLRLATHEMVERVKELDASKTYRMDVEFGEPVDADALRDALAELNGTTVEQETPQRVTHRRADITRTRTVYDAEGELTDERHADLRIHGEGGLYVKELVSSDEGRTEPSLAGLLGTDAVVTALDVIDVQGEDEPFAKAEYLKE from the coding sequence ATGAGCATACTGGAGGACGCCCGCGCGGCGCTTGCGACGGGGCCGCTGTGTGATTCCTGTCTCGGCCGGCTCTTCGCCGACCGGAGTTTCGGACTGGCCAACGCCCAGCGGGGCCACGCCCTGCGGGTGACGGTCGCGCTCGCGGACGACGACCCCTTCGAGGAAGGCGAGGACTGCTGGGTCTGTGAAGGCGAGTGCGACCGCTTCGACTGGTGGGCCCAACAGGCCGCCAGCGCCGTCCGCGGCTACGAGTTCGACACCTACCAGGTCGGGACGAAGGTGCCGCCGCTGCTCGAAGAGAACGACGCCCTCCTTCGAGAGGACGTGGGACTCGACGAGGACGCCGGCGAGGCGCTGAAGACCGAACTCAACCGCGAGGTCGGCAAGCGCATCGGCGACCTGACCGGCGCGGAGGTGGAGTTCGGCCGCCCGGCGGTCCAGCTCACGCTCGACCTCGCCACGGACGAGGTCGAGACCCACGTCAACTCCGCGTTCGTCTACGGCCGCTACCGGAAGCTCGAACGGGACATCCCCCAGACGAAGTGGCCCTGCAACGACTGCAACGGGACCGGGCTGTGGCAGGGCGAGCCCTGCGACGGCTGCGGCGGCAGCGGGTACCGCTACGACGAGAGCGTCGAGCAACTGTCCGCACCGGTGGTACTGGAGGCGATGGACGGCGAGAAGGCGGTGTTCCACGGTGCCGGCCGGGAAGACGTCGACGCGCTGATGCTCGACTCCGGTCGCCCGTTCGTCATCGAGGTGATGGAACCCCGAAAGCGCGACGTGGACACCGACGAACTCGAAGCCGACATCAACGCCTTCGCCGACGGGAAGGTCGAAGTGATGGACCTCCGCCTGGCGACCCACGAGATGGTCGAGCGCGTCAAGGAACTGGACGCCTCGAAGACCTACCGGATGGACGTGGAGTTCGGAGAGCCGGTCGACGCCGACGCGCTCCGGGACGCGCTGGCGGAACTGAACGGCACCACGGTTGAGCAGGAGACGCCCCAGCGGGTCACCCATCGCCGGGCCGACATCACCCGGACGCGAACGGTGTACGACGCCGAGGGCGAACTGACCGACGAGCGCCACGCCGACCTCCGCATCCACGGCGAGGGCGGCCTGTACGTGAAGGAACTCGTCTCCAGCGACGAGGGCCGCACGGAGCCGAGCCTGGCCGGCCTGCTCGGCACCGACGCCGTGGTGACCGCCCTCGACGTAATCGACGTGCAGGGCGAGGACGAGCCGTTCGCGAAAGCCGAGTACCTCAAGGAGTAG
- a CDS encoding sodium:solute symporter family transporter has protein sequence MTVPLQAEALDISFKLVPAILVFLMMASFLVIGYVFKVADTEGMWVAGRGIGNIENGMAIGANWMSAASYLGLAGLVALSGFYGLAFIVGWTTGYFVLLIFLAAQMRRFGKYTAPDFVGDRFNSPTARALGAFTTLLIAYVYSVGQARGMGLVGQYVFGLDIIPMIVVMMTITVGYLALSGMLGATKNMAVQYVILIIAFLAGVYVVGFSQGYSTILPQIEYGALISELGRQFSAPFRASSYYIWVATAFSLIFGTCGLPHVLVRFYTVENERTARWSCVWGLFFILLLYWAAPAMAAFGVDLFGKVTGTDAYAAQGGMSGAEGDVIVVLAAQFANLPTWFVGLVAAGAMAAAIATTAGLFITASSAVAHDIYTELINPDATQRQQVLIGRATIVAIGALVTVTAFNPPALIGELVAYAFSLAGTVLFPMFFLGLWWENTNREGALAGMTVGLLLWIGSVVNSVLPNYIGALGAAAGESGALIPIYAQYVPPIGAALVGTPLVFLVTIAVSLVTEEPPMETKRMVRQCHSPEPMGQQQSAEDIVSESGGSGGTPADD, from the coding sequence GTGACGGTCCCCCTGCAGGCCGAGGCGCTCGACATCTCGTTCAAGCTCGTCCCGGCCATCCTCGTCTTCCTGATGATGGCCTCGTTCCTCGTCATCGGCTACGTGTTCAAGGTGGCCGACACCGAGGGGATGTGGGTCGCCGGCCGCGGCATCGGAAACATCGAGAACGGGATGGCCATCGGCGCGAACTGGATGTCCGCCGCCTCGTATCTCGGACTGGCCGGGCTCGTCGCGCTCTCGGGCTTCTACGGCCTGGCGTTCATCGTCGGCTGGACCACCGGCTACTTCGTGTTGCTCATCTTCCTCGCGGCGCAGATGCGCCGGTTCGGGAAGTACACTGCGCCAGACTTCGTCGGCGACCGGTTCAACTCGCCGACCGCCCGCGCGCTGGGGGCGTTCACGACGCTGCTTATCGCGTACGTCTACTCCGTCGGACAGGCCCGCGGCATGGGCCTGGTCGGTCAGTACGTCTTCGGGCTGGACATCATCCCGATGATCGTCGTGATGATGACCATCACCGTCGGTTACCTCGCGCTCTCGGGGATGCTGGGCGCGACGAAGAACATGGCCGTCCAGTACGTCATCCTCATCATCGCGTTCCTCGCGGGCGTCTACGTCGTCGGCTTCTCGCAGGGGTACTCGACGATCCTGCCACAGATCGAGTACGGCGCGCTGATCAGTGAACTCGGCCGCCAGTTCTCGGCCCCGTTCCGAGCCAGTTCCTACTACATCTGGGTCGCGACGGCGTTCTCGCTCATCTTCGGGACCTGCGGCCTCCCGCACGTCCTGGTTCGGTTCTACACCGTCGAGAACGAGCGGACCGCGCGCTGGTCCTGCGTCTGGGGGCTGTTCTTCATCCTCCTGCTGTACTGGGCCGCGCCCGCGATGGCGGCCTTCGGTGTCGACCTCTTCGGCAAAGTGACCGGTACGGACGCCTACGCCGCACAGGGCGGCATGTCCGGCGCTGAAGGCGACGTGATCGTCGTGCTCGCCGCGCAGTTCGCCAACCTCCCGACCTGGTTCGTCGGCCTCGTCGCGGCCGGCGCGATGGCCGCGGCGATCGCGACCACCGCCGGGCTGTTCATCACGGCCTCCTCGGCGGTCGCACACGACATCTACACCGAACTCATCAATCCCGACGCGACCCAGCGCCAGCAGGTGCTCATCGGTCGGGCCACTATCGTCGCCATCGGCGCACTGGTGACCGTGACCGCGTTCAACCCGCCCGCGCTCATCGGCGAACTGGTCGCCTACGCGTTCTCGCTCGCGGGCACTGTGCTGTTCCCGATGTTCTTCCTCGGCCTCTGGTGGGAGAACACCAACCGAGAGGGCGCGCTCGCTGGCATGACGGTCGGACTGTTGCTGTGGATCGGCTCCGTCGTCAACAGCGTCCTGCCGAACTACATCGGCGCGCTCGGTGCGGCGGCGGGTGAGAGCGGCGCGCTGATTCCCATCTACGCCCAGTACGTCCCGCCGATCGGCGCGGCGCTCGTCGGGACGCCGCTGGTGTTCCTCGTCACCATCGCCGTCTCGCTGGTGACCGAGGAGCCACCGATGGAGACCAAGCGGATGGTCAGACAGTGTCACAGCCCCGAACCGATGGGCCAGCAACAGTCCGCCGAAGACATCGTGAGCGAAAGCGGCGGTAGCGGCGGTACCCCTGCAGACGACTAA
- a CDS encoding undecaprenyl-diphosphate phosphatase encodes MNPILVAVLLGLLQGVLEWIPVSSEGGVALASTVVTGVSPAAATRLALFLHAGTAVAATAYYRAEVGTILRSIRRLSRRPFADETADLSFIVVATAATAVTGLPAYMALDAAVSELEGGLFLALVGGLLVLTGLLQRFAVVLSLGERAVPDWVDAVLVGVLQGLAILPGVSRSGTTVSALLLRGHEGESSLRLSFLLSIPAALAANALVLVDDGVPAIDPLPAVVALAVSAVVGYLTVDALVRLVRQVPFWAVCTVFGGLGVVGGLLVAL; translated from the coding sequence ATGAACCCGATTCTCGTCGCCGTTCTGCTGGGCCTGTTGCAAGGGGTGCTGGAGTGGATTCCGGTCTCAAGCGAGGGCGGCGTCGCGCTCGCGTCGACGGTAGTCACGGGCGTCTCGCCCGCCGCCGCGACCCGCCTCGCGCTCTTTCTCCACGCCGGGACGGCGGTCGCGGCCACGGCGTACTACCGCGCCGAGGTCGGGACGATTCTGCGTTCGATTCGCAGGCTCTCCCGCCGCCCGTTCGCCGACGAGACGGCCGACCTCTCGTTTATCGTCGTCGCCACCGCGGCGACCGCCGTCACCGGTCTCCCGGCGTACATGGCCCTCGACGCTGCCGTCTCGGAGCTCGAGGGCGGGCTCTTTCTGGCGCTGGTCGGCGGCCTGCTCGTGCTGACGGGCCTGCTCCAGCGGTTCGCCGTGGTGCTGTCGCTGGGCGAGCGCGCGGTGCCCGACTGGGTCGACGCCGTCCTCGTCGGGGTCTTGCAGGGGCTGGCTATCCTCCCCGGCGTCTCCCGGTCGGGGACGACGGTCAGCGCCCTGCTGCTCCGGGGCCACGAGGGCGAGTCGTCGCTTCGGCTCTCGTTCCTGCTGTCGATTCCGGCCGCCCTCGCCGCGAACGCGCTGGTGCTGGTCGACGACGGCGTGCCGGCAATCGACCCGCTGCCGGCCGTCGTCGCTCTGGCCGTCAGCGCCGTCGTCGGTTACCTGACCGTCGACGCGCTCGTCCGGCTGGTGCGCCAGGTCCCGTTCTGGGCGGTCTGTACGGTGTTTGGCGGCCTCGGCGTCGTCGGCGGCCTGCTCGTCGCGCTGTGA
- a CDS encoding DUF4212 domain-containing protein: protein MRENDTHDSSSGCAVAPDGGTTTDAAQKHQNTNYLEEEVNLLSPSTAFMRDHLRIVWSGFIVWALIVFGPVTLTLIAPETMTSITVPPGFPLHYFTVAFGGPTGALILAFWYARKRDALDEKYGIDPSVVETDIESDNGDQADAAATDGGVEQ from the coding sequence ATGAGAGAAAACGACACCCACGACAGCAGTAGCGGCTGCGCTGTCGCTCCCGACGGCGGGACGACGACGGACGCGGCACAGAAGCATCAAAACACGAACTACCTCGAAGAGGAGGTGAACCTCCTGAGCCCCAGTACGGCGTTCATGCGCGATCACCTGCGCATCGTGTGGTCCGGCTTCATCGTCTGGGCGCTCATCGTCTTCGGACCGGTGACGCTGACCCTTATCGCGCCCGAGACGATGACGTCGATAACGGTTCCGCCGGGCTTTCCGCTGCACTACTTCACGGTGGCCTTCGGCGGCCCGACGGGCGCGCTGATACTCGCCTTCTGGTACGCACGCAAGCGCGACGCGCTCGACGAAAAGTACGGTATCGACCCCAGCGTGGTCGAGACCGACATCGAGTCGGACAACGGTGATCAGGCCGACGCCGCGGCCACGGACGGGGGTGTCGAGCAGTGA